Sequence from the Sphingomonas sp. SORGH_AS_0950 genome:
CGCGGCGCATATCGACTATATCCGACGGGAAACCGGCCTGCAGGATCCGATCGGGGATCTGGCGATCGACCTGCTCGACGCGCAGGATCTGCGCGCCGAGACCAATCGGTTGGCAACGTTCACCAACATCCCGGGGGATCAGAGTCGGCAACGCAGCCTGTTCGAGGCGGCGGAACGGTACGAATCCTCGCCACGCACGCACTATCTGACTGCATCGACGGCGCAGGTCGACGGATTCAGAATGTTCGAGCGAATGGGGATCGCCCCGGACTGGCTGCGCGCGATGAGCCGTCGTCTCCGTGATGGACGCGATGAGCTGAAAGAAAAGGCTGCAAGAACAGGCAAGCGGTTCAGGGATCGCGAAATCCCGGTGGCGGAGGTAACCGAAGAGGAAGCCTTCGACCGGCTTGCCTGGCTCGATGCACATCCGGCGGGCAAGGACATGTTCCAATGGAAGCAGGGTCGCACCGGGCGGGTGCAGCACCGCTTTGTCGGTGAACTGCCCGACGGGCTGTCGGTCCATGATCGGCACGAGATCCTGTCCCGCTTCTGTGGCGAGCTTGGCGATGACGGATGGATGGTGATCGGCGCGATCCACCAGCCCGACCAGCATAACGACCGCCGCAATTTTCACATCCATGTCGATGCATATGATCGGCCCGCCCGGTGGCTGGACGAGCATGGGTGTTGGGACTTCGAGTATGTCGAACGTCGGAACGGCAAGAACGTTAGACCCTTTGCTCAGTCCAAGGTCCGCTATGGTGCCGACATCGGTACGGATGGCAGTGGGCGGCCGAATGTAGTGGGCCTGATGCGGCGGCGTTTCATCAGCATCGTCAATCAGGTGGCCGGCGACCGGCCCGACATCGTTCGGTACCTGCACGGCACCTATGCCGATTACGGCATCGCCATGACCCCGCTCGAGCATATGGGCAACCGCGCGACCGGCCTCGAACACCGGGGTATCGTGACCGAGGTGGGATCGCGCAATGCCCGCAAGATCGTCGCCGACGAGGCCGCTGCCTGCGAGGCGCGAGCAGCAGCCGCCGAAGCAGCGCTGGAGAAGGAAGTCGCGTTTTCCCGTTCGGCCTTGGCACATGATCGCGATGCGTTGGCGGCCCTTGATCGCTGCGAGAGGCTTGAACGCCGGTTGATCCGGCGGCGGTTGCAGGCGGAACTTGCCGATGTCGTCGTCGCAATGGCACGATCCCGCGCCGATGCGGTGATCCGTACCCTGACGCCTCAGCCCGGCCAGTCAGTGAAGAAGAGAGTTGGTGACGACGATCTGCGCGCTGCAGCGCTGGAGCACCTCGCCTGGGTCGAGAGGCACAGCCCTTCACTAGCGGAGCGTGACGCCGAACGCCGTGCGCTGGCCCAGGCGGAGGCCCGCGTGGCGGCCGAGTGGCATGTCGTGCAGTCCGCGACGCAGCCCGCGTCCCAGGATCAGACCCGCAGACGCGCCATGACATACCATCCGCGTGACCGGGTGAAGGAACCCGCCACACCGATGCCGTCGAGCTACGACGACCGCAAACGCGAGCGGCTGCACGCCTGGCTTGCCAAACATGCGGCGGACCCCACCTTGTTGGTGATCGAGGATGACTCGGTGCGGCTCGGGCAAGGCGTTCCGGTCGCCATCGACACGCTAATGCGCCTATTTTCGGCGGAACGCCCGATCCAACGCATTCTGCTCGCCGAGCGCGCCCGGCGAAAGACGGCAATGTTGGCTGGCGCGTCGAACGAGACGTCCGGGATGGTCGAGTATCCGCGCATGATGCTGGCTCCTTTCAGCATCGAACCCATAGTCTCGGAGACTGACGGGGCTAAGAAAACGGGCGATCAGCAAACCACGCCTGTAAGGGAAGTGGCTGAACCGTCCTCATCGGCATCGGTGACGCATCAGCCAGATCGAAAAGAAATTGAAGCCGCTGCCGTTCAGCCGACCATTGCAGAAGCGAACCGGGAAGCTCGGCGAAAAGCAGCCCGCCGTCAACAAGCCCTGCTTCGCGAACAGGCATGGGAAATTTTGCTCCGGAAAAACGCGGCCGTCACTGTTATTGGCGATCGATACCAAGTCGATATGACGGGACTGAGCGCGGAGGATCAAAGGGTGCTGACGCATCCCGATTATCACGCGGAATTGCAAGCGCGCTTGGCCGAAAGGTACGCTGAGCAACAACAGCGGCAATCCGATCTGCCATCCATTACGCCGCCGCGGCATGGAGGCCCGCGCAAGCCTATCCTACCCATACCTCATGTCGTGAAGATGCCGCTGGAACCGCCTATCGGGCTGCGGGCCGTACCTGCGTTGCGTGATACCGGACGCCTTGGGAAAGTCGCGGCCTTGGGGGCCAGCGAGCGAGCTGCACCTGCGTCGCCTGTAGGTGTGGTCCGTCGGCGCGACCTGATTGAAGGCGTTGAACGACAGATACCGAACGCATCGCCGCCAAACCAGGAAAAGCCGCAATCCTCCCGTGGCGTATCCGGTCAGCTTGGTCGATTGGCCAGAACGCTTGGGCCACATACTGACGATGCGAAGTCGAAAGGCAAAGCGGAACCAACGGTTCCGGATATCAGGGGCAAGGGATCGCACGAACGCTGATCACGCCGGTCTATCACCTGCTGCGGTGAAGCGGGAACGCTCGGCAATCTGCTACGCCCTCCAGGCGCGTCGCCTTCATCGCGAAGGCGAAGGATAGACCGGCCGGGCCGGCCGGTATGATGGTTTGGAAGGGGCCTGCGGCTGTGCCGTATAGGCGAAATGACGGTGCGGGGCCGGCGAGCAGCCCGCCGTTCCCGCGCAAAATCAGGGTCTTCTATGTACATCGTAAATCGAGAGCGCGAGCTCGCAAAGGCGCGCGCCCTGTCTGGCGCGCTCGCCATCGCCGAGCGCGCCGGTTGGCGGATCGACCGATCGGTCCCGATCCTGCCCCTACCTTTCCGAAATTTTCTTCACATCGCCGCCGCCGAACTGCTGCTCGTGCCGTCGATCGAGCCGTCACGCGGGGATCTCGACACCGTCGGGCGCGGGACCCGCATTGCCCGGTGCGATGCGCTGGTAGTGAAAGCGTCGAGCATCGGCAGCCGCACGCTCTATTGCGCGGTCGGAGAGTGGCAGCGCCACGGCACCGTCTGGCATCACGTCCGACGACTTTGGCTATCGCGTACCTCCGAGGCGTGGCTGGTGCCCGATCCTGCAGAACCGGATGAGAGCGACGCGATTTTCCGCCTTTCCCCTGGTCGTCTGCGGCCGATGAGGCCGGCCCGGCTGTCCGCCGCCGACCGAGGCTGCGATCTGGCACCGGGGCTGGCGCGAGCCGATGCCTTCCTTGCCGCCGTCTGGGGGGATCGCTGATGAGCAAGCCGCTGCCCTGGATCAGCCCGTCGGATGCCGACGACATGGTGTACGACGACCCGCTCGGCTCGACGCCGGATTTCGG
This genomic interval carries:
- a CDS encoding MobA/MobL family protein, with the translated sequence MASPGTDGGARAVYAHHVRALLRRQQQDDRDAIGATLSRARFRVQGVSEQTATGKKRRAKAPTDQRVVDFFTASPLTGRDRQSGGFRIPHFDVKPITRTFAPTRKDGRVRHGHKTAAMTAGGHFDYVTSGATIGIAAHIDYIRRETGLQDPIGDLAIDLLDAQDLRAETNRLATFTNIPGDQSRQRSLFEAAERYESSPRTHYLTASTAQVDGFRMFERMGIAPDWLRAMSRRLRDGRDELKEKAARTGKRFRDREIPVAEVTEEEAFDRLAWLDAHPAGKDMFQWKQGRTGRVQHRFVGELPDGLSVHDRHEILSRFCGELGDDGWMVIGAIHQPDQHNDRRNFHIHVDAYDRPARWLDEHGCWDFEYVERRNGKNVRPFAQSKVRYGADIGTDGSGRPNVVGLMRRRFISIVNQVAGDRPDIVRYLHGTYADYGIAMTPLEHMGNRATGLEHRGIVTEVGSRNARKIVADEAAACEARAAAAEAALEKEVAFSRSALAHDRDALAALDRCERLERRLIRRRLQAELADVVVAMARSRADAVIRTLTPQPGQSVKKRVGDDDLRAAALEHLAWVERHSPSLAERDAERRALAQAEARVAAEWHVVQSATQPASQDQTRRRAMTYHPRDRVKEPATPMPSSYDDRKRERLHAWLAKHAADPTLLVIEDDSVRLGQGVPVAIDTLMRLFSAERPIQRILLAERARRKTAMLAGASNETSGMVEYPRMMLAPFSIEPIVSETDGAKKTGDQQTTPVREVAEPSSSASVTHQPDRKEIEAAAVQPTIAEANREARRKAARRQQALLREQAWEILLRKNAAVTVIGDRYQVDMTGLSAEDQRVLTHPDYHAELQARLAERYAEQQQRQSDLPSITPPRHGGPRKPILPIPHVVKMPLEPPIGLRAVPALRDTGRLGKVAALGASERAAPASPVGVVRRRDLIEGVERQIPNASPPNQEKPQSSRGVSGQLGRLARTLGPHTDDAKSKGKAEPTVPDIRGKGSHER